The following nucleotide sequence is from Kiritimatiella glycovorans.
GCGTGCCGTTCATCGTCAACGCCCCCGGCGCCCCGGAGGGCCTGGTGCGCGAGGAACTGGTCTCGTCGATCGACCTCTTTCCGACGTTCATCGATGCCGCATCGGCCGGAGAATCCGCCCCGCATCAGGGCCGCTCGCTTCTGGGGCTGTTACGGGAGGGGCCGGCCCCCGCCTGGCGGCGCTACCTCTTTACGGAGTACATCACCCATGTGCCATGGCATTTCTACCCCCGCTACACGGCACGCGATCACCGCTATAAGCTGATCCTGAATATCTACGGCGGCGAGCGCGAAAACCCGCTCGATCCGCGCAACTACTGCAACGCGTGGTGGGAGGCGCAGAAGCCGAAGTACCGGGAGATGCCGATCCGCGATGTCTACGAACGGGTCGAACACCCCCCGCGCGTCGAACTGTACGACCTGCGCAGCGACCCTTACGAGTTCACCAACCTCGCCTCTCGCGCAGACCTCCAGGGTGTGCGGGAAAACATGCTCACCGCCATCGACGACTGGCGCCGACTCACCGACGACCCCTTCCTCGATCCCGCTGAACGGGAGGAACAGGATCGGAAGGGACTCGACTACCGGAAGCAGTGGGAGAAGCGCCGCGGCGCAGGTCATTGATGCCGCCACCTTGCTAAAGGGTCACCCAAGCTAATGCCCGCACATTGCGTCATTTTCTCCTTTAAAGCTTTATGTTGTGCATTCGCCCCGCGCGATATGGCCGTCAATGCCCGCGACACATTCGCCCGGCTTCCCATTCTTAAGCGATCTGCAAGGCAAAACCCCGCTCACCGTCGTGTGACTCTTCAGTACCCAGGCCACAGCCTGTTTCTCCGCTTAATCAAATGCCCGCGGCATCTGAACATCGCATTGAACCGTTGCGTGTAGGTTCCCTGAAACCACTTCATTCCCGCCACCAGATTCGCCTCCGGTGTTTCCAGCAGCACGTGGTAATGATTGCTCATCAGCACATAGGCATGAACCCGCCAGCCGGTTTGTTGGCAGGCCTCTTCCAGCGTTGAAAGAAACAATCTCTGTCCATCTCCTTTTTTGCCGACTATCGATCGCTCCTTTGACCACGCCGTCGGACGAACCGGTTCAAATATCGATTGCCCGTTATTCCCCCGGCACATCACATGATACACCGCACCTGCATACTCATGACGAATCGCTCTTGGCATGGGAGATATCTATCAACGGAACGAAAGACATATCTTTAGTCACAATGACGCAATGTGCGGCCTTTGTTTGTTACAGCGGCGTTCCCCAACTCTTTATAAATTCCCATTTTCCATGGTAGATATGCCTTCTTTCGTATTCCATAAGCTCGATGTGAAATATGTACATTCCCGGATTAAAGCATATAGCACGATCCAGAAAGTCTATATGCATTCTAATGTACTTTACACGGGGATCCCATTCCCTGATCCACGACTTCTTCTCAATCACCCTGATCTTCTTTTTTCCCCGCTCGGATCCACGATATAGGAGTTTTCAAGATCAACACGGCAGGGCGAATGATCAACAGCAAAAACCGTCAGATCCACCCCGGCACCTTTAGTTCTCGCAGACCAGTTGACAGACCACCCGTTTCGCGTCGTCCTGCCGATATGAGGGGTGCCGCTGACAGGGCGTGCGAATCTGACAGGAGCGACAGAACACCCGCAAGATGCCATCAGGCAAACCGTCAAAAGGATCGAACGCGGGAAACCCCCGGATAAACTTGACCAGAACAACATGTCGTACTCCCGTTGCTAGAAACTATAGTCGTGCAGTATAAAGATGGCTGCCCCTGGATCATCACCTGATATGCGAGCGTCAATAAGTGACTCTTTGTTTCTTTGTTCGGAACGAAAGACAGTTCGTCAGTCACAATGACGCAATGTGCGGCCTTTATATTTCTCTCATAATGGAGTCCCGAGCACCCAGCGCAGTTCCCATCTTCC
It contains:
- a CDS encoding transposase gives rise to the protein MPRAIRHEYAGAVYHVMCRGNNGQSIFEPVRPTAWSKERSIVGKKGDGQRLFLSTLEEACQQTGWRVHAYVLMSNHYHVLLETPEANLVAGMKWFQGTYTQRFNAMFRCRGHLIKRRNRLWPGY